In Shinella sp. XGS7, a single genomic region encodes these proteins:
- a CDS encoding ABC transporter permease, producing MLKYLLSRLGGMAVVMAIVAVLVFLLTRAAPGDPVAVLLGDQATPADIARVRVQYGLDQPLPLQFAYWLRELAQGNLGDSIFLQRPVTQALWERAEPTLLLALMAVAVAALIGVPCGVVSAVFRGRLVDQCFTGIAMLGASIPSFWLGLVLIQLFAVSLGWFPVSGYGEPGAPLGQRLHALVLPALVLGLLNSALIIRFTRASMLDVLGEDYVRTARSKGLPEGVVVFKHALRNALVPIVTVLGQTVALMIGGAVITETVFGLPGVGNLVVNAVLRRDYPVIQGALLVIAAIYVLINFLIDLLYMVFDPRVKV from the coding sequence GATGGCCATCGTCGCCGTGCTGGTGTTCCTGCTGACGCGCGCCGCGCCCGGTGATCCGGTGGCGGTGCTGCTGGGCGACCAGGCCACGCCGGCCGACATCGCGCGGGTGCGCGTGCAGTACGGCCTGGATCAGCCCCTGCCCCTGCAGTTTGCCTACTGGCTGCGCGAGCTGGCCCAGGGCAATCTGGGCGACTCCATCTTTCTGCAGCGCCCCGTGACCCAGGCCCTGTGGGAGCGCGCCGAGCCCACCCTGCTGCTGGCCCTGATGGCGGTGGCGGTGGCGGCCCTGATCGGCGTGCCCTGCGGCGTGGTCTCGGCCGTGTTCCGCGGCCGCCTGGTGGACCAGTGCTTCACCGGCATTGCCATGCTGGGCGCCAGCATCCCCAGCTTCTGGCTGGGCCTGGTGCTGATCCAGCTCTTCGCGGTGTCCCTGGGCTGGTTCCCGGTCTCGGGCTATGGCGAGCCGGGCGCACCGCTGGGCCAGCGCCTGCATGCCCTGGTGCTGCCGGCCCTGGTGCTGGGCCTCTTGAACTCGGCCCTGATCATCCGCTTCACCCGCGCCTCCATGCTGGACGTGCTGGGCGAGGACTATGTGCGCACCGCCCGTTCCAAGGGCCTGCCCGAGGGCGTGGTGGTGTTCAAGCATGCGCTGCGCAATGCCCTGGTGCCCATCGTCACCGTGCTGGGCCAGACCGTGGCCCTGATGATCGGTGGCGCCGTGATCACCGAGACGGTGTTCGGCCTGCCCGGCGTGGGCAATCTGGTGGTGAACGCGGTGCTGCGCCGCGACTACCCGGTGATCCAGGGCGCGCTCCTGGTGATCGCCGCCATCTATGTGCTGATCAATTTCCTGATCGACCTGCTCTATATGGTGTTCGATCCGCGGGTGAAGGTATGA